One segment of Eschrichtius robustus isolate mEscRob2 chromosome 3, mEscRob2.pri, whole genome shotgun sequence DNA contains the following:
- the LOC137761254 gene encoding heterogeneous nuclear ribonucleoprotein A1-like, protein MSKSESPKEPKQLRKLFIGGLSFETTDESLRSHFEQWGTLTDCVVMRDPNTKRSRGFGFVTYAIAEEVDMAMNARPHKVDGRVVEPKRAVSREDSRRPGAHLTVKKIFVGGIKEDTEEHHLRDYFEQYGKIEVIEIMTDRGSGKKRGFAFVSFDDHDSVDKIVIQKYHTVNGHNCEVRKALPKQEMPSASSSQRGRSGSGNFGGGRGGGFGGNDNFGRGGNFSGRGSNFGGGGSYNDFGSYNNQSSNFGPMKGGNFGGRSSGPYGGGG, encoded by the coding sequence ATGTCTAAGTCAGAGTCACCCAAAGAGCCCAAACAGCTGCGGAAGCTCTTCATCGGAGGTTTGAGCTTTGAAACAACCGATGAGAGTCTCAGGAGCCATTTTGAGCAGTGGGGAACGCTCACAGATTGTGTGGTAATGAGGGATCCAAACACCAAACGCTCCAGAGGCTTCgggtttgtcacatatgccaTTGCAGAGGAGGTGGATATGGCCATGAATGCAAGGCCACACAAGGTGGATGGAAGAGTTGTGGAACCAAAGAGGGCCGTCTCAAGAGAAGATTCTCGAAGACCTGGTGCCCACTTAACTGTGAAAAAGATTTTTGTTGGTGGCATTAAAGAAGACACTGAAGAACATCACCTAAGAGATTATTTTGAACAGTATGGGAAAATTGAAGTGATTGAAATCATGACTGATCGAGGCAGTGGCAAAAAGAGAGGCTTTGCTTTCGTAAGCTTTGATGACCATGACTCTGTAGACAAGATTGTCATTCAGAAATACCACACTGTGAATGGCCACAACTGTGAAGTAAGGAAAGCCCTACCAAAGCAAGAGATGCCTAGTGCCTCATCCAGCCAAAGAGGTCGAAGTGGTTCTGGAAACTTTGGTGGTGGTCGGGGAGGTGGCTTTGGTGGGAATGACAACTTTGGTCGTGGAGGAAACTTCAGTGGTCGAGGAAGCAATTTTGGAGGTGGTGGAAGCTACAATGATTTTGGCAGTTACAACAATCAATCTTCAAATTTTGGACCCATGAAAGGAGGAAACTTTGGAGGCAGAAGTTCTGGCCCTTATGGTGGTGGAGGCTAG